The following proteins are encoded in a genomic region of Arachis stenosperma cultivar V10309 chromosome 4, arast.V10309.gnm1.PFL2, whole genome shotgun sequence:
- the LOC130977044 gene encoding uncharacterized protein LOC130977044, producing MAEELSLDLEELRHLHSIAKRPRTLSILSNEIRNLEKLSSEASSGKASQIPAPISTATRVPSEAAIHYSPLASFSWDQDNDKVKIYVSLEGVDESKIQSEFKPTSFDVKFHDILGKNYRCAIPKLHDEIVPEKCKILVKPTRVVITLVKASKGNWMDLHLKEDKLKPNLDKEKDPMAGIMDLMKNMYEEGDDEMKKTIAKAWTDARTGKTADPLSGYR from the exons ATGGCGGAAGAGCTATCATTGGATTTGGAAGAGCTTCGTCACCTCCACAGCATCGCCAAAAGACCCCGAACCCTCTCTATCCTCTCCAACGAGATTCGCAACCTCGAGAAG TTATCATCAGAGGCGTCTTCTGGAAAGGCTTCGCAGATTCCAGCACCTATTTCAACCGCAACTAGGGTTCCATCCGAAGCCGCAATCCATTATTCTCCCCTTgcatccttcagttgggatcaGGATAACGATAAAGTTAAG ATATATGTTTCTCTTGAGGGAGTTGATGAGAGTAAGATTCAGTCTGAGTTTAAGCCAACATCCTTTGATGTTAAGTTCCACGACATTCTAGGGAAGAACTACCGGTGTGCAATACCAAAATTGCATGATGAGATAGTGCCAGAGAAATGCAAGATTTTGGTCAAGCCTACAAGGGTGGTTATCACCCTGGTCAAGGCTTCCAAAGGAAATTGGATGGATTTGCACTTAAAAGAGGACAAG CTGAAGCCTAATTTGGATAAAGAGAAAGACCCAATGGCAGGAATCATGGATTTAATGAAG AATATGTACGAGGAAGGGGATGATGAGATGAagaaaacaattgcaaaagcaTGGACTGATGCAAGAACCGGCAAGACGGCTGACCCATTGAGTGGCTATCGTTGA
- the LOC130976982 gene encoding uncharacterized protein LOC130976982 isoform X1: MALPSAFQERLHHMDRTRCERLSLLQAEKELQANKSRVLASKLANIRATEQRCFLLDHKIASQNFNLLSLTSQIHNLEAKYDSLSQMFRSIQNEVDELEELREKRDRFYEAKMVEMKQFKEVADEFVVKCRRDVQGLRNRVNELRSSFIELKGNNQNSCNSEIAMAEKRRLELQAEKECVYRNLASNQQIKAQLQKQLQNILIKQTREKRK; the protein is encoded by the exons ATGGCGCTTCCATCCGCATTCCAGGAACGGCTCCACCACATGGACCGCACTCGATGTGAACGCCTCTCTCTCCTCCAG GCGGAGAAAGAGTTGCAAGCAAACAAGTCTCGCGTTTTGGCCTCCAAGCTCGCCAACATCAGAGCCACCGAACAGAGATGCTTCCTTCTCGATCACAAAATTGCTTCCCAGAACTTCAACCTTCTCTCTCTCACTTCTCAAATCCACAACCTCGAAGCCAAATACGATTCCCTCTCCCAAATGTTCAG GTCGATTCAGAACGAGGTGGATGAGCTTGAGGAGTTGCGGGAAAAGAGGGATAGGTTTTACGAAGCTAAGATGGTGGAAATGAAGCAATTCAAGGAGGTTGCTGACGAGTTTGTGGTGAAATGTCGAAGGGACGTTCAGGGTTTGAGGAATAGAGTAAATGAG TTGAGGTCATCTTTCATTGAACTGAAAGGTAACAACCAGAATTCATGTAATTCGGAGATAGCTATGGCAGAAAAGAGAAGGTTGGAACTGCAGGCTGAAAAGGAGTGTGTTTATAGAAACTTGGCCTCTAATCAGCAAATAAAAGCACAGTTGCAAAAGCAGCTTCAGAATATTTTGATTAAACAGACTCGAGAGAAGAGAAAGTGA
- the LOC130976982 gene encoding uncharacterized protein LOC130976982 isoform X2, with translation MHPTKRSVIKPLFVAGGERVASKQVSRFGLQARQHQSHRTEMLPSRSQNCFPELQPSLSHFSNPQPRSQIRFPLPNVQNEVDELEELREKRDRFYEAKMVEMKQFKEVADEFVVKCRRDVQGLRNRVNELRSSFIELKGNNQNSCNSEIAMAEKRRLELQAEKECVYRNLASNQQIKAQLQKQLQNILIKQTREKRK, from the exons ATGCATCCAACAAAACGAAGCGTAATCAAGCCCTTGTTCGTTGCAGGCGGAGAAAGAGTTGCAAGCAAACAAGTCTCGCGTTTTGGCCTCCAAGCTCGCCAACATCAGAGCCACCGAACAGAGATGCTTCCTTCTCGATCACAAAATTGCTTCCCAGAACTTCAACCTTCTCTCTCTCACTTCTCAAATCCACAACCTCGAAGCCAAATACGATTCCCTCTCCCAAATGTTCAG AACGAGGTGGATGAGCTTGAGGAGTTGCGGGAAAAGAGGGATAGGTTTTACGAAGCTAAGATGGTGGAAATGAAGCAATTCAAGGAGGTTGCTGACGAGTTTGTGGTGAAATGTCGAAGGGACGTTCAGGGTTTGAGGAATAGAGTAAATGAG TTGAGGTCATCTTTCATTGAACTGAAAGGTAACAACCAGAATTCATGTAATTCGGAGATAGCTATGGCAGAAAAGAGAAGGTTGGAACTGCAGGCTGAAAAGGAGTGTGTTTATAGAAACTTGGCCTCTAATCAGCAAATAAAAGCACAGTTGCAAAAGCAGCTTCAGAATATTTTGATTAAACAGACTCGAGAGAAGAGAAAGTGA